The region AGAGATAAGCATTTCGGTATTATTTGGTAGCGACCATTTATTTAAAGAATCAAAATAAATAAGTATGTCGAATTGACTCACTCCAGAAATTTCGAATTCAATTTCACATAATCTTTCTTTTTCAACGTAATAAATTGTTCCAGATCGTCCATCTGGCTTAATAATGAAGCCTTCTTTTTTTGAGAATTTCTGTGACTTTATTTTTTTTCCACCGTTGAACTTTCCATTCGTCTATATGCTTTTGTGGAATATGAGTTACATATAGATTTTCTGAAATTTTTGTTTCAGTCCAACCTTCAGGAAGTTTATGATTTTCGTTATCCATATTTAATAATTCGATTGGTTTAAGCGCAAAGATTGTAGCTTGCAGTTAACGGAACGGGTATTGCCGAAGGTGGGGATTAATTGCACTAAAGTTTAATAGAATTACTGCTAATGAACCTTGCACAAATGCTTAATCGAAACCGTTCAGCCCCGCTTTTGGCAATACCTTGTTAACGGCAGTGTTTATTGTTTAATCCAACTTGTAGCTTTCGTTGCATAAATAACCTTAGAACTCAATTCTTTTCCATCAAAGAAATTTATTCCCATAAGTTTAACTAACTCTTTCACTTTAATTTTTGGATTGGAATCTAAAGTCTTTTTTAGGATTTTGAATTTTTTATACTCAAGACATTTATTTCTTAAAATACTTTTTGTTTCGTCCGGATCTTTTATTTGAATTAGTTTTTTTCCGAAATCAGTTAGTTTCTTAGTGTTGTCAATTATTTCTAAAAAGAGAAGGTCTTTATTGAATTTACTATTAATAACACTTTCATCCAATTCAAAAAGAGGTAATATTTCTATCATTTCCTTGATTGAAGTCCTAGGTAAAAAAGTGTCTTTTTCAGATTCATTAAAATTTAGTGTACTTATTCCACCTCTTCCTTTTTTTGGTTCAATTAGTTTTTCTTTTATTGATAAATTAGATAAGTTAAACCAACTTATTAGGTTTTTTGCATAAGCGTCCCAAGTATTATCTTGAAACTCTTGTTTGAAAATTTGCTTTAAAATGATAATTATATCTTCTTTATCAATTTTTGACTTTTTGATTTTCCTCAATGCAATATATGGAGTGTAATTAGAAAACTTAGTACTAATGAATTCAACAAATCCTTCCTTACTGATTTCAATGTCTTTTTCAGCATAATAATTTTCCTCATTTTTATTAATCAAGCCTATATTTCTCAGTTCAATCAAAATATTGTTTAAAGTATCTTGACTAATTCCTTTTGGATGTTTTTCTGTTAAAGAACTAATTGATTCACTTTTGTCATTTTCAAATAGTAGGAATACCTCCAAACACAAATTTACTCCTTGTCGCAATAAATAACTTTCTCCAATAATAGGTATTTCTCCCGTTACCAAATAATCTCTATAAATATCCCAATAAATATTATATATAGCTCCTGATCTAATAATTAATCTCTTATGAAGTAATGAGCTAATTATGTTTCCAGGAATTAGTTCCCCAACTTCAGTTTCTTCAAAAGAATTACCTTCATATGCTCTTTTTGCAATTAATTTCAAAGCTCTTAATTCATCACTTTGCAATCTTTCATCATCTTTTTTAAATAAGTCGAGAATATTTAGATTTGATTCTAACAACTCTTCTCTTTTTAAGCCAGATTGAATTTGGTCATAAATATGAATACATAATTTTTTTGTTAACCAAGGAAGTCCTTGTGAACTTTCCTTAATTCTATCTTTTATACTTTTAGGAACAATTCCTATAGAACCTTCTAATTGTTTTATAATACCGTCTATTTCTCTTTCTCCAAATTCACTTACTGTAAATTCTTTTGCTTGTTCTTTTGCTTGTTGCCAAATATGATAGGATGAATCATCGCTTTGTATTAAAAAATCTGATTTCCAAGAAAAACCAATAATGAGATTTGGTTTCAAGTCTGTAACATCTGAAAGAAATTTATAAAATGTTTTGAAAAAATCTTTTTTCCTAAAAACATCTTCAAATTGGTCAAAAATTAGAACTAGATATTTTTTTTCAACTTCTAATAAATTCAAGAGTTCTTTTATACTTTCGGAAGAAAGAAGGTCAACATTTGATGTGAATTCCAAATCTTTTGTAAAGATGCTTTTGTGTATGAAATTTTGCTCATAAGCCTCTTTAATAATCTTATTAAAAGATAGTGCTACAAAATTATCTGAATTAGCACTTCTTGTATCTATGGCAACTGTAAAAAATCTATTTTTATAATGTTTGTTTTGGCTTCTACCTTTAATCTCTAAAACTAAGGAACTTTTTCCCCAACCAGATTTTCCATTTAAATAGAAAATATGCTTGTCAGTTTTTTTGTCTTCAATCTCTTTAAAAAAAGATAGAACATCTCGTCTGATTTCATCACGTCCAACGAAATGATTTCTTGAAGAAGATGCAGGAAGATAATCATACCAATTTTCACTTTCTTGAACCTCTGAAATAGATTCAATCTGAATATTTATATCTACTTTTTCTTTATAGTCAGCTTTATTGGAAGAAAGTTCAATGAATTCTAAGTTTTGAATCTCCAAAATGCTATTTTTTAAATTTTGAAGAACTTCTTTGTTTATTTGAACTTTGTTATCGTTTGCATTTATTACAATAAACTTTGTAGGAAGGGCATTAGACTCATTTATTAAGTAGATTAAAAAATCTCCAAAATATGTTACTGCTAGAGTTCTTTTTGAAATTAGATAATTTTTTAATTCTGAAGTTGGCTCAAAAATCATTTTGCCATCGGACAAAATTTTGATAATTTCAGATGGTTCAAAAAACGTTAGATTTTTGTATTCTGGTCTTGTCTTAATTTCGGAAAGTAAAGCTCCTGCTTGGCTTTCCAATTCTTGAGTTCTAAAGAAATATCCTTTGTCAATTTTTTTAAAGCCTACATTAAAAGAAAATTTAGACAATTCGTCTGACGAAACTTTTTCTTTTGCTTTACATTCTACATAAAGGGTTTCTTTATTGTGTTTATGTTCGGCAACAAGATCAATTTCCATTCCTGAATAGTTGATATTTCCTCTAATATCATATTGGTGTAAAGCCAAAAGGTTTCGAATTAAACTTTCAAAGCAATTTCCTTTTGCTTTGTTTGAAGAACCTTCTTCTAGAATTATTTTTATTTCTGACTTCATTATTAGGGTAGTCGTTTCTTTAACATTGCCGTTAACGTTTTGGCGCTTGGCGCAGTGGCGGATTTCGGAGCACAAAACTGTCAATACACCACAAAAGTTGATGCGAGGTAGAATGTTCAATTAACCACGTCACCCGCCATTGAGCCAAACGCCTGTTACCTGCTGGGCTTTATTTTGTTTTCATTTTTCCTATCAGTCTTTGTTTGTTAAACCCTGCTATTTGAATAATTCTGTCTCGCTTGTTTCTTTCAACAAAGTTTGTGTACAAGTACCTCTTAATGTATTCTCTTAAAATGCACTGAGCCAAATAATTGTCCTTAACATCTTCAAACAATTTTTCTAATTCTTTTGTGTCAATTTTATCATAAAACGTTTTAATAGCAAATGTTACTATTTTGGATGCTGTTGTGTCTATGTTTACATTAACTCTGTCAAATAATTCATTTTGTCCTTTTGTTCCAACTGCAAACATTAGATTAGTCATACTGTCTACACAAATACGCCACGAAATAAATTGAAGTATATTTCTTACTGTCTTTTCTATTAGCTTAACATCTATATCGCCACGTTTACTTTTCTTTTCTTCTTCCTTTTTCTTTATATCCTCAACTATTGCTTCAATAAGTAATTCTTTGTCTTTTTCTAGCATACCTGAATAGAAGCCAAGAAATCTAAAAATGGTGTTCTAGGCTGCTTCAACAAGCTTGATAAGTTTTTCCTTTTCAAAGTCACCACTTTGATTCTTTACAATCTGACCGATGATTTTAACTGTTCTAAAGGCTTGATTCATTTCGATTGCCTCAGAAGGTAATATACCGTCTTCATTATCGTTATCTGTATCAACTCTATTCCTTCTCTCAATGGCATCTTTTTTCTTGAGTTCCTTTTTTACTTCTTCTTTTGGGTTTCTATCTTCAATTATTTCATCTTTGATTTCATTGGTGAACTCAGTGATAAATTGCACAAACGTGTCATCCTTACTTAATGTTAGTGGATTAGCTTTCTCAAAAGGAATTTCACTAGTGAAAACGATACTATCTATAAGAATTTGTGCCTTTGAATGGTGAGAAAGAAAAATCAAAATATTGGCATTTATCTCTAAATGAATATTGTTACATAAGTTATATATAAGATCTTGATAGCTTTCTATGTCTGTTGAAATTTTTTGGGCTATTAGGAAGTAGTATATGTATTTGTAAGAAAAAGTGTAGTATTCATCATCATATTTCAAAATATTAGAGTTGCAAAGTACACTAAGAATTTTATCACTTGTTAATGATTTGTGACGAAAATATTTAGCTGAATATTCTAAAATAAAACTGTCAAAATCTTCTCTATTAAAAGGGCTTTTCTTCTTGCCGTACATATAAAAAGCAAGTTCTTTGAGAATATTCAATAAACTCGTCAAAACTGAATCTTTGATTCCTTCTTTAATGAGACCTGCTTTAATTAAAACTAGGTAGATATTAGCATATGATGTTTGCGAAAAATTTTGAAGATTTTCATCAAGACTTTGTAAAAGAGTCAATATAAAAATTGGGTATGAAGGCATCAACCTATTGCCAATTAATGAATTGATTTCATTAAATCTTGATTTTACAGTATTTAATATTACTTCTTCTTGAATCGTCAACTTATTTTCGCCAATCAAGAGCCATTGTTCAATTAATTCACTTCTCTTTTCGTGACCAAGCGGTAAAAGCTTATATTTAAAATAGTCCTTAAAGCTCGTAGCTTCCTCAGTTACATTTTTTGAACTGTAGGTGTTGTCAGATGTAACAATTATTACTTCAAAATTATTGTTGAATGATTCAACTAATCGTTTTTTATATTTTGAATTAAGACTTGATTTATGGAAGTTGTCAAGTAAAAGTACTTTCTTGTCAAGTTGGAAAAATAAATCTACATTTTCACTATCGTATTGCTCCTTTAAAACCTTTTTTACTAATTTCTTGACATCTGTTTCATTACAATATTTACCTCTCAAATAAATTGGAGTAAGCCCCATTTCATAATACCTTTTGTAAAGAACATAGAGCAATGATGTTTTACCTGATTGGTCAGCCCCCTCAATTAATATATTTACATTGTTTTCATTTTTAACTTGTTTAATTAATTCAGAGGAGTTTGGATATTGAGCTACGTAATTTTCTTCTTCAAGCAATGGCTCTAGGTCTGGATATACGAATATATCGGATAAAATTAATTTTGGTTTTTTTGAGTGTTTTAATGGGATGCTTAATTCTGTGATTTTTGTTTCAAATTCTTTATTTAAAATAAATTCTCGTTTAACTTTTTCAATTATCCGATGTTTGTCCTCTGTCTCAACTAAATACGTTTCACCATCAAAATTGAAAGTTTTAATATTTATTGACTTGTCAGTTAGGTCTATTTCATAAAGACAAAACCCTGTTTCAGTAATAATATTTTTATCGAAAGCTTTGCCACCGCAAAAAACTACATTATTGTTTTTTTGAAGTACAGCCTTAGGATTTCCTTTGTCGTGTTCGTGGCCATAAATTACAAGATTTGAGCTATTTATTAAATGCTCTTCAAATCGTTGTTTATTATTTCTTTTTGTATTTGCAGAAAGCCATTCTACAGGATGATGAAAAACAGAGATTACATATTCGCCATTTTCATTTTCAATAAATTTATTTTCTGGAATTATAAGTGACCCTTGTTTTTCGTTTATTTCAGTAAGCCAACTTGTATTGTAACAGTGAAAAGTCACCTTAAAATCTAAATGCGGTCTGAATTCATATTTGTAAGATACTAAATTTCTATCCGATAATTCTGTTACCTCATTTGTAAAATCCCAAAAATCAGATTGAACAGCCATAGCGTCTATGAAATAATCTTCTTCATCAATTATATCTGTTTTACAATCATTTAAAATTGATTTTCGAGTTTTCTTTTCATTGTCAAAACAACAATCGTGATTTCCCGGAACTGCAACGATTTTAATATTCAACAACTTCCATTTTTCTTTTAATCTATCTGTTAGTCCTACAACAAAGATTTTAGCTTTTTCAAATTCAGATTTCCTACCAAAATTTACTATGTCACCTGAGAAAACTAAATATAGGTGTGAAATTTGTTTAATGTCATATTCTACAGATTTAACAAGGTTTTCAATTCTATTTGTTAAGTCGTCTTCTTGAATATGTAAGTCGCTTAAATGTAATATTCCAATTTTCATATTTTATTGTTTCTGTCGGTTTTTTAGCCTTGCAGGTAACTAGTTTATATGCGAAATAAATCTACACCTTTTATTCCATTTTGGCAAGATAGGCGAAGTTTTTTATGGTTTTTATTGCGCATAGTTTTAGTTGTTCTTTTTCAAAAATACAATAAAATCTTATATATCAAACGGATTGGTGATTTTTTTTAAACTGTCGTTACTAACATGGGTGTAAATCATAGTAGTCTTTGGGCTACTATGACCTAATAAGTCCTGAATGTAACGTAAATCGGTGCCGTTTTCTAATAAATGGGTAGCAAAACTGTGTCGTAAGGTGTGTAAAGTAATGTCTTTTTGAATACCTGCTTTTTTGGCTGCATTTTTTAAAACGAGTTGGGCACTTCTGCTTGCATACATGGATCTAAAATGCCCGTAAAATAAATAATCTGTTGGTTTGTAAACCAAATAATATTCACGCAATAAAACCAATACTTTGTCTGATAATAAAGTGTAACGGTCTTTTTTGCCCTTGGCATTTTTTACATGAATTAACATACGTTCACTGTCAATATCGGTTAATTTCATGTTTAAGGCTTCACTTATTCGCAATCCTGCCGAATAGATTAAGGCCAATAAGGTTTTGTGTTTTAAATTTTCGGTAGCATCTATAATTTTAAACACTTCTTCTTTACTCAATACTTTTGGTAATTTTTTTTCGCGCTTAGGACGATGTATTCGGTCTATTTGTATGCTTTTTTCTTGTACAATCTTAAAAAATAATTTTATGGCATTCACAACCTGATTTTGATACGATGACGAATACTTGTTTTTTAAAATGTGTTCGTTGTTAAAGGTTATAACATCCTCATTAGTAATGTCTTTAATTGATTTTGTGTTGAAAAAAGTTAAAAAAGCGCGTAAGGCATCGGTATAGGTTTCTATTGTATTTTGACTGTATCTTTTGGAAAATAAATAGCGTTTAAAAGTTGCAATACCATCCATCCCTTCTTTATTGGGAAGTAGGGTATGGGCTAATGGAAGTTTAAATTTGATTCGGTTTTCATTGGTGTCCGCAACATGCCAACATGTTTTTGTTACACTCCAGCGGGCGCTTGGGAATTTTTTAATTCGAGCAATTAAATCGGGATTTTTCTCAAAATAAATAGCAATTCGTGCTTCCCCTTTGTGGGATATTAATTGGGCTTTCCATTTCATTTTTAAGGCGTATAAAAAAGTAAATGTATTAATTTTCTTTTAAAAACGCAAATAGGAAGTTTAGCCCCGGGTGAAGTGGCATCCTTTTTTTGTTGAAAAAATTAGTTACTATTTCTATTCTGGTTTGTAAAGAATTGATGTGTTCTCTAAGTCTTAAAACAAAAAAAGATACAACGTAACACGGGAAGTGGGTTGTTTAAAAACGGGAATAGGTGCTCCTAATTATCACTCGCATACCATTCGGCAAACGAAGTCTCAGTTTCTTGTAGTTTCAAGGAATGCAATTGAATGCTGTGTGGTAATCGGGCCGAAATTTTGGCTGCAAAATCAATTACCATATTTTCACTCGTGGGTTGGTAGTCTACTAAAATAACATGGTGGCCACGATCTTGTAATTCTTTAGCCAATTCTATGTGCGGTGTATTTTTATTAAAAACGGTGGCATGGTCAAAAATATCAACCACTTCTTCTTTTACAATTTTTTTTAAATCGCCAAAGTCAATTACCATTCCAAATTTTACATTTTCAGTGTTGGTAATAGGTTCACCAATGACTGTCACAGATAATTTATAGCTGTGTCCGTGTACGTTTTTACATTTACCATCATAACCATACAAGGCGTGTCCGGTTTCAAAGTTGAACTGTTTGGTGATTCTAATCTTACTCATTTTAATTGGAATTGAAATGCAAAAATAGGAAATAATTTAGCTCAAAATTCATTTATCTTTGCATTAAAATTGGAAAGGCATGGAACGTAACGAAACGTTTGAATTAATTATTGACGATGTGGTTAATCAGCAATACGCTGTTATGGATAATTTTTTTACTACAGCAGAAGTAGATGTGCTAAAAAAAGGATTGCTTGATGCGTTTGAAACCAATCAATTTAAAAAATCGGCTATTGGAAATCGTGCCGATGAAAAGGTAATGGATGCCATCCGGGGCGATTATATTTTTTGGTTAGACGAGCAAGATACATCTGCTGCAGCCCAATTGTTTTTTGCCAAAATCAATGAATTTATTACCTATATCAATGCTACGTGTTATTTAGGTATTAATGAAAAAGAGTTTCATTATGCGGTGTATCCCGAAGGGACGTTTTACAAACGCCATTTAGATGTTTTTCAGAACGATAAGCGCCGTCGATTGTCGTTAGTCTGTTATTTAAACGATGAAAATTGGTTGCCGGAATATGGGGGCGAATTGGTCATCTACAAAGATTCAGGCGATGTAGTAGTCTATCCAGAAAAAGGCAGAGTAGTGATTTTTGATAGCCAAACCTTGGAGCACGAAGTCAAACCGGTGCAGCAAAAAAGATACAGTATTACTGGTTGGTTAAAAACCAGATAGGAGCAGGCGCTTAGTTTTTCAGGTGCTAACCGGTCCCGTTTTCCGTTCTATCTTTTTTGGTGGCTCGTATTTTTTAAGATTGACGTTTCGTTTTGCCACCAAAAAAGGATGCCACTTCAACCGGGGCTATAAGTGGCATTTTGTATTTTTAAAGTCGTTTATTTTTTAAACTTGGCTAAGGCGTTTTTGGTAAAATCAGACAACACCAAAGTACCCGATATTTCTGCTCGTTCATACAATAAAGTACTCCAGTTATCGGTGTTTTGCCACAACACTTTTTTCATTTGTGCTAAGGCTTCTGGGTTGTAACTGGCTAATTGGGTAGCAAAAGTTTCTGTAGTTTCATTTAAAGCTTCTAATGGAACTAATTGGGCATACAAGCCTTTTTCAAATGCCCATTGTGCCGATTTCCAATTACTGGCATCTAAGGTTAATTCGGCCATTGCGGTAGCGCCAATTTTTCTGCTTACTGCAGGTTCAATTACAAAGGGTCCAATACCTATGGTTAATTCTGATAATTTAATGTCGGCTTTTTCGGTTCCTATCGCATAATCCGCCGCCGAAATAATACCAACACCACCACCCACAGCTTTACCTTGAACTTTAGCTATAATCAATTTTGAGCATTTTCGCATAGCGTTGATGACATTCGCAAAACCAGAAAAAAATTGTTTGCCGTCTACTAAATTATCAATAGCAACTAATTCATCAAAAGAAGCACCTGCACAAAAAGAATTGCCTTCACTTTGTAATACAATCACGCTAACCGCGCTGTTTTGGTCTAATTCGTTTAGGGTGTCTACTAATTTTTGTAATTGCACACCCGGAAATGAATTTCCGGCTGGGTGAAAAAAGGTGATTATTCCTAGGTTGTCTTTTACTTCTGAGGTTACAAAAGCTTCCATATTATCTCTTTAAACTAAAATGCGATTTAAATTCTTTGTTTTCTCCGTTTTGTTTGTATTCAATTCTAAACCAATAATCGGTTGAAGGCATTAAATTGCCATTAAAGGTTCCGTCCCATCCATTTGAACTGTATGGGTTAATTTGTTTTATTAATTTTCCAAATCGGTCAAATATGTAAATTTTGGCTTCAAATTCTGGCGTTAAACCAATAATGTTCCAAGTGTCGTTATACCCATCGCCATTAGGCGTAAAATAGTTAGGGTAAGAAATGGTCTGTATTGCGTTTGAATTTACCTCACCACATCCGTTTTTATCTCTAGCGTAAACAATGTAAGTGCCGTTTTCTAAATTATTAAAAACAGGGCTATTTTGCCAAAATATGCCGTCAATACTGTATTCATAATCGCCAAAACCGCCTAAAGCAATAGCTTGTATGCTTGATAAACCGGGCGAAAATGCTTCGTTAATTAATTGAGCAGAAACAGCAACGGGTGCTGAGGATATTTTTACTTCTATTTGGTCTTGTCGAACACAACCAGTAGCCGTATTTGTAACAGTTACACTATAAATGCCGTTTTGAGAGGCATTAAATACCGCCGGATTGGAATTGGAATTTGCCGGATTCCAAACATAAGTATAGGTTCCTGGTGTGTTAGGTTCGGCATTAATAATAGAGGTGCCAGCTCCTGTAGCAGGGTCAACACATAAAACGACTTCTTGTGGTAAATCGAAATCTGGTAATGGATTAACTCGTAATGTAACATATGGCCCTAATCCTACACAGTCGTTGTTTAAATTGCTATCAATTCGAACCCAAATTGTTTGTTGATTTGGAATTGTATTTCTAAAATCAGTAGTGGTGTCAATTGCATTTTGTTCTGCTAATGCATCTGCTTGGCTTTGATAATAGGTAACAATTAAGTTGACACTGCTTGGGAAAATGGCTAAAATACCATCTACAGGGTCGTTGGTAGCCGTATTTAAATCAAAATAAGCATAACCATCGGCATCTGGATCTGTGGCATTAATGTAGTCGTCACATTCTTCTATTAAGTATGGAACAAAAGTACTTGGTACTTGCGTAGCCGAAACGATTAAATTAACTTTTGCTACTCTAAAACAGCCAAATTGATTTTCTACTCTTGCCCATACGGTTCCATTACTTGAGGTGTATTGATTAGCATTGGAAATAGGGCTAATGTTATTTTGAGCATTGCTACTTGAAGTGAAATAAGTAAAGGTTAAATTCGGTTGATTCGAAATCAACAAATTAGCTTCGTTTAAATTAAAATCAGAAATAGCGTCGGTGTCATTATCACATTGTTTTAAAGTCACTTCATTCACTACAGTAGGTTTTGCATTCACTTTAACATCAAAAGAAGTAGTTGAAAAACATCCGGTTGTGTTGTTCGTTAAGCGTACATAAATTGTTGTAGTGCCACCATAATAGGTAGTAATAGGTGAGCTATTAGCTATTGCGTTGCTGTTACTAATATGATAAGTAACCGTGATTCCTGTTTGTCCGCCTAAAATTTCAGCTGTTTTTGAATTTAAATTAAATACAACTTGTCCGTTCGTGTCATTTCCATCATTGGAGTCGTCACATAACTCAAATGTAGAAATTGTGTTTAACTGTGGCAAGGGAAAATTGTTAACCACAACCGTTGAGGACAAGGCAGGACAAACACCATTTGCAGGAATAGTGTACGTATAAGTTCCTGATGGATCTACTGCAGGGTTATAAATACCAGTTCCACTCGCTAATGCTGGGCTCCATGTTCCAGTAGTGGTTACTCCTGTACCTAAAAGAGGAAACAAATCAAAACTAGCTTGATTAACACAAGTGTTTTTTATTGTATTAGTTCCTACGTTATCCGCTTGTTGTACCGTCACATTTACTTTAACCGAGATGGTAGTTAATGAAGTATTACAATCTTTAGTGAAAGTATAAATATATTCCCCAGGAAGATTGATGGCAGGATTGTAGATATTTCCACTTAAAGGTGGACTCCCAGCTGGAACAGACCAAGTGCCGCCAGTTCCAGGATTTCCTTCAATCGCATCAAATAAATCTTTTGTAGTTGAAGAACAAACGGTAACATCCGTATCTTGTGG is a window of Flavobacterium indicum GPTSA100-9 = DSM 17447 DNA encoding:
- a CDS encoding T9SS type B sorting domain-containing protein gives rise to the protein MNKSYLIFCFFVCLFSYAQLSNKHWIPPLHARQANVVSDHYLYISTAETTPFQVNVTYGNGTPIPGSPFTVSQTNPVTVTIGNSQPSKMFLDLTDVNTVESDKGLILEGTKDFYVSFRMRSNNHAETLISKGRPGIGTSFRLGGLPQTSGGAPRNFVASVMATENGTTINLSDYDTSVVFASDSGNITADSQTFNLNAGQSIVFSGYADTSANLSGIIGALLTSNKPIAVNTGNALAGMTITEDGQDFTLDQIVSASQIGTQYIFIEGNGSEDVELPLIIANEDNTQVFVNGNPIAVTTLNAGEYYLVPNNNYQGINNKNIYVETSKPVFAYQIIGGAPSNATSGLNFIPPLSCFFQNSVYLPAINEIGSTFYNAELMVLTYSTSTLTVNGTPINTALAEPVLGNTDWVTYRISGYSGNVNVVSTGPLAVGVFGASGAAGYAGYYSGFGSAPQDTDVTVCSSTTKDLFDAIEGNPGTGGTWSVPAGSPPLSGNIYNPAINLPGEYIYTFTKDCNTSLTTISVKVNVTVQQADNVGTNTIKNTCVNQASFDLFPLLGTGVTTTGTWSPALASGTGIYNPAVDPSGTYTYTIPANGVCPALSSTVVVNNFPLPQLNTISTFELCDDSNDGNDTNGQVVFNLNSKTAEILGGQTGITVTYHISNSNAIANSSPITTYYGGTTTIYVRLTNNTTGCFSTTSFDVKVNAKPTVVNEVTLKQCDNDTDAISDFNLNEANLLISNQPNLTFTYFTSSSNAQNNISPISNANQYTSSNGTVWARVENQFGCFRVAKVNLIVSATQVPSTFVPYLIEECDDYINATDPDADGYAYFDLNTATNDPVDGILAIFPSSVNLIVTYYQSQADALAEQNAIDTTTDFRNTIPNQQTIWVRIDSNLNNDCVGLGPYVTLRVNPLPDFDLPQEVVLCVDPATGAGTSIINAEPNTPGTYTYVWNPANSNSNPAVFNASQNGIYSVTVTNTATGCVRQDQIEVKISSAPVAVSAQLINEAFSPGLSSIQAIALGGFGDYEYSIDGIFWQNSPVFNNLENGTYIVYARDKNGCGEVNSNAIQTISYPNYFTPNGDGYNDTWNIIGLTPEFEAKIYIFDRFGKLIKQINPYSSNGWDGTFNGNLMPSTDYWFRIEYKQNGENKEFKSHFSLKR